The Euzebya sp. genomic sequence TCGGGCCGGCGCTGGCCACCGGGAACACCGTGGTGGCGAAGCCCGCGGAGACCACACCGCTCACGACCCTCCGGATCGCCGAGCTCGCCACGCGGGCCGGCCTCCCCGACGGCGTGTTCAACGTCGTCACCGGCGGACCCGAGACCGGTCAGGCCCTGGTCGACCACGACGTCGTCCGCCGCATCGCCTTCACCGGCCAGACCAGCACCGGCCAGTCGATCATGGCGGCCGCCGGGCCGAAGCTGAAGCACGTCAGCCTCGAGCTGGGCGGGTCCGACCCGACGATCGTCATGCCGGACGCCGACCTCGACGCCGCGGTGAAGACCATCCAGATCGGCCGCTACTGGAACTGCGGCCAGGCCTGCCTGGCCCCCAAGCGCGCCTTCGTCCACACCGACGTCTACGAGCAGTTCGTCGAGGCGCTGACCGGCCGCGTCGGCCGCTACGAGCCGGGCCCCGGCGCCACGCCGGCGGAGAAGCCGAAGATCCGCATCGGCCCCCTCCACACCGCCGCCCAGCGCGATGTGCTGGTCGCCCAGCTGGCCGACGCGACCGACCGCGGCGCGGAGGTCCTGGTCGGCGGCGAGGCGATCGACGGTGACGGGCACTTCTTCGCCCCCGCCGTCGTCACCGGCGTCCCGACCGACAGCCGGCTCGCCACCGAGGAGGTGTTCGGCCCGGTGCTGCCGATCTGGGAGGTCGAGGACCTCGACCAGGCGATCGCGATGGCCAACGACACGCCCTACGGGCTGGGCTCGTCGATCTGGACGACCGACGCGAGGGCCATCGACCGGGCGATCCGCGAGATCGACGCCGGCATGACCTGGGTGAACCAGCTGCACTACGGCTACGACGAGATGCCCTTCGGCGGCACCAAGCAGTCCGGGTTCGGCCGCGAGCACGGCCTCGAGGCGCTGGACGAGTACGTCGAGTTGAAGTCCGCCGTCGTCGGGGGGCTGAGCTGACCATGGCTGATCACGACACGGCGAGCGCCACCGCGTCAGTCGACGGCGGGGTCGGCACCATCACCCTGGACCGCCCGCCCGCCAACAGCTACGACCCGTCGTTCATCGAGGACCTCGACGCCGCCATCTCCACCGTGGTGGACGCCGGCGTCGCCGTCGCCGTCGTGCGCTCGGCAAGCGAGCGGTTCTTCTCCGCCGGCGCGGACGTGAAGGGCTTCCTGTCCCGCACGGCGGACGAGAACAACGCGATGGTCCGGCGCGCCCACGAGGTCTTCGACCGCTTCGCCGCGGAGGACTGCGTGTTCATCGCCGCGATCGCCGGCCACGCGCTCGGGGGCGGGTACGAGATCGCCCTCGCCTGCGACGTCCGCGTCGCCGCCGAGGGCAGCTACCGGCTCGGCCTGCCCGAGGTGACGCTCGGGCTCCTCCCCGGCACCGGCGGCACCCAGCGCCTGCCCCGCCTGATCGGCCCCGGGCGCGCGCTCGAGATGATGACCACCGGCCGTTCGGTGACACCCGACGAGGCCGAGCGGCTGGGCATGGTCGACCGACTCGTGCCCGCGGACTCACTCGACGAGGTCGTCGGCGAGATCGCCACGACACTGGCCGCCGGGGCGCCGCTGGCGATCGCCGCCACCAAGCGGGCGGTGCACCAGGGCATGCGCCAGCCCCTGCCCGAGGCGCTGCAGACCGAGCTGGCCGAGCTCGCGCCGCTGTTCGCCTCCGAGGACGCCACCGAGGGGATGACGGCCTTCACGGAGAAGCGCCGCCCCGACTACCAGGGCCGCTGACCCGGCCCGCACACCGGACCCTTGATCCTGACTGACCGGTCAGTTACAGTGGTCGCACGCACCCGGCAGGAGGAACGATGACCGCACTCCCCACGAGGCTCTCCAACGACGAGGTGATGTCGCGGCTCGCCGCCGGCAAGTTCGTCGAGGGGCCCCAGCACGCCTCGGAGGACTACGTCGAGGCGCTGAAGCGGACGCTGATCGTGTCGGCGGACACCGAGCTGATCAGCGCGCCGTCCTACCTGGGCGCGGCGCCGTCCGCGCCCGACACGTCCAGCTACATGTCGGTCCTGTCGATCATCCAGGACGAGGTGGGCCACGCCCACATCGCCTACCGGATGCTCCGCGACCTCGGGGTCGACACCGACGAGCTGGTGTACGGGCGGCAGCCGCACGAATACAAGCACCCCTACGCCTTCGACGTCCCGCTCGAGAGCTGGAGCGAGATGATCGTGGCGAACGCCTTCTACGACCGCGCCGGGTTCGTGCTGCTGAGCGACGTCTTCACGCACACGACCTACGCGCCGTGGAAGCGGGCGCTGGTCAAGGTCGACCGCGAGGAGACCTTCCACCTGCGCCACGGCGAGCGCTGGATCGCGAAGCTGTCGAAGGACCCCGACGCGAAGCGG encodes the following:
- a CDS encoding aldehyde dehydrogenase, producing MWIAGASRGGSGDRLDVVDPASGEVIDGVPVATADDVDAAVQSARDAFAGWAATDVAKRAKALNALADAAEAEKDELVALLTREQGKPTLEANGEFAHFLAGLRYYAQAATKQRGVHQELPSQFGRAYGMVVRRPLGVVGAITPWNFPLTLLANKLGPALATGNTVVAKPAETTPLTTLRIAELATRAGLPDGVFNVVTGGPETGQALVDHDVVRRIAFTGQTSTGQSIMAAAGPKLKHVSLELGGSDPTIVMPDADLDAAVKTIQIGRYWNCGQACLAPKRAFVHTDVYEQFVEALTGRVGRYEPGPGATPAEKPKIRIGPLHTAAQRDVLVAQLADATDRGAEVLVGGEAIDGDGHFFAPAVVTGVPTDSRLATEEVFGPVLPIWEVEDLDQAIAMANDTPYGLGSSIWTTDARAIDRAIREIDAGMTWVNQLHYGYDEMPFGGTKQSGFGREHGLEALDEYVELKSAVVGGLS
- a CDS encoding enoyl-CoA hydratase/isomerase family protein, whose amino-acid sequence is MADHDTASATASVDGGVGTITLDRPPANSYDPSFIEDLDAAISTVVDAGVAVAVVRSASERFFSAGADVKGFLSRTADENNAMVRRAHEVFDRFAAEDCVFIAAIAGHALGGGYEIALACDVRVAAEGSYRLGLPEVTLGLLPGTGGTQRLPRLIGPGRALEMMTTGRSVTPDEAERLGMVDRLVPADSLDEVVGEIATTLAAGAPLAIAATKRAVHQGMRQPLPEALQTELAELAPLFASEDATEGMTAFTEKRRPDYQGR
- a CDS encoding Phenylacetic acid catabolic protein, translating into MTALPTRLSNDEVMSRLAAGKFVEGPQHASEDYVEALKRTLIVSADTELISAPSYLGAAPSAPDTSSYMSVLSIIQDEVGHAHIAYRMLRDLGVDTDELVYGRQPHEYKHPYAFDVPLESWSEMIVANAFYDRAGFVLLSDVFTHTTYAPWKRALVKVDREETFHLRHGERWIAKLSKDPDAKRKIQDAVDWMFILTLEWFGLPDELKRHTGQNTFKLKGQTNDELRQTWMSATVPFCESHDIEVPAHLDSETGTYVIDCAFPMAFDAEAKEWDHAGGQISWDQVMERWRNRGPANQRFVRQLQRGHAQLVGAGS